The Cicer arietinum cultivar CDC Frontier isolate Library 1 chromosome 1, Cicar.CDCFrontier_v2.0, whole genome shotgun sequence genome contains the following window.
CCAAGAAAGACTTTTAAGTTTGATGCTGTCTTTGGCCCTCAAGCTGAACAAGGTAATTAAGCAAGCATTCATGCCACAAGTGTCTTTTTTAATTTGGTTCTGAAAGATAAATGCTCATTTTGTGACAgattttcattgtttttgtttataGCTGATATATTTGAGGATACTGTACCATTTGCAACCTCGGTTTTAGATGGTTACAATGTATGCATTTTTGCATATGGACAGACCGGTACAGGAAAAACCTTCACAATGGAGGGCACAGAAGAGGCTCGTGGAGTTAATTTCAGGACTCTTGAGAAAATGTTTGATATAATCAAGGAAAGACAGACTCTCTATTGTTATGATGTCTCTGTAAGTGTCTTAGAAGTGTACAATGAGCAAATAAGAGATTTGTTGGTTCCAGGAAATAATCCAGGAATGTCTGCAAGAAGGTAGAGACTGACAAAACCATTTGgtttattttcatattattttcaAGGAAATTTTTAAgagattaattttaatgtaCAGTCAGTGtaagtctttttatttttacactATCAATCAATCAGAAATCATCTTTTGCATGACTTTTAAGGTAACTATgattaaagtcaaatatttttagtaatCTAATGGTTCTTCTTGATTGAAAGTGTGAAACATCTTTAACTTTCGGTGCATATCTATTAAATCCAATTTTCATGGTAGCAACTAAATGTGGTTTAATTGTAGACTTGAGATAAGACAAGCTGGTGAAGGAATGCATATTCCAGGGTTGGTTGAGGCACATGTAGACAACATGAATGAAGTGTGGGAAGTTCTACAAACCGGTAGCAATGCAAGGGCTGTTAGCGCAACCAATGCGAATGAGCACAGTAGCCGATCTCACTGGTTAGCTTCGATGCGTTTTTGATTGAATCATAAACTGTATTTGAATAGGATTGTTGTAGAAACACTGCTTATGACGCGCCGTTCTTTTTCTCTATTCAGCATTCACTGTGTCATGGTTAAGGGAGAAAATTTGTTGAATGGAGAACACACTAGAAGCAAGTTATGGCTTGTGGACTTAGCAGGAAGTGAAAGAGTTGCAAAGACAGAAGTGCAAGGTGATAGATTGAAGGagacacaaaatattaataggTCTCTTTCTGCACTTGGTGATGTCATATCAGCTCTTGCAACCAAAAGTTCACACATCCCTTTCAGGTTATTATTAtccttttttctttcattcataAATGTTGAAACCAAACCATCTATGAAGCGTCAACACAAACACTATATACGACATTGACACGTCGacactgataataataatttaagaaaatgaaaataattgaatataaatagcCACATATGTTGTTGTCAGCCTCGTTTCGGTGTTGGCCTTGTGCTAGTGTACGACACCAGACACATCTTCAATATGAAGTGTTGGTGCTACAAAGCCAACAACCACCTTTTGGTCTAATATTAGTATTGAAGATTATATTGTTCTTCATTATGCAGGAACTCTAAGCTTACACACTTGCTTGCAGACTCATTAGGTACTGAGTTCTATCCCTCTCTGCATGAATCCAAATGTGATTATAGAATACGATGAACAATCTTTGGTGTTTTCTAGGAGGAGATTCAAAGGCACTCATGTTTGTACAGATCAGTCCTAATGAAAGTGATTTGGGCGAGACGATTTGCTCTTTGAACTTTGCTAGTAGAGTAAGGGGTATAGAATTGGGCCCTCCAAAAAAGCAGTGGGACACTATTGAACTTCTGAAACACAAACAAATGGTATTTATGATTGTTGCAATATTCTGGATTATCATCATTTTACTGCTTAATTGATATATGTAGTTTGTTTCATAGTCAAtttcttttatcattttaaatttgtgtgTACTCTTGTTATTTAGGCTGAGAAAACTAAACAAGAGCTAAAGCTGAAGGATTTTCAAATCAAGAAGATGGAGGAAACAATCCATGGATTTGAGTCCAAAATGAAGGAAAGGGATCATAAAAACAAAAGTCTTCAAGACAAGGTATGTAtcgtattaaaaattaaaacaaaaatttgattttgttttggaCGAACAAATATTATTAGTATGTCAGCTGTTACGTTAGTATTTTCTCATCATCTAGGATTTTAATcctgatttttttaataaacattaCAAACTTATGATTGAAGGTCAAGGAACTTGAATCACAACTTATGATTGAGAGAAAGCTAGCGCGTCAACACGTAGACTCAAAGATAGCTGAGCAGCATCAAATGAAACATCAAGAAGAGCAAATCAATGCAGTTTTGAGACCAACAACAACGCCTGCAAATCGACCATTAGCAACTCTCAAGAATTTCAATGATCCAACTAGACCCTCAATGGAGAACAACATCTTTAAACCTCACAACATACCCTTTTCTACAATAGAAAGCTCCATCAAATACATTGATCACAACGAAAAAGAAAACAATCCCGACATGGCTGATAATAATAGTTCACTACTTCCAAAAAGGGCTGCAAGAGCTTCTATATGCACAATGACACCGCGCGCTCCTTCGGCAACTGTTTCAAGGAGAAACTCTTTGATTCCACTCCCAAGCTTAGCACAATTTCAATCACCATTCATACCGAAGTTATTATCAAACCAAGAAGTGAATGAGGAACCAGAAACAGCACAAGCTCATTGTGAGAGTCCTAAAGAAGTAAAAAGTGGTGTTAAGAAGATAGGTAGCATACTAAGAAGAAGCATACATAAGAAAGGACAAGTGAAGTCTCCATTACAACAACATATGAGAAAGGTTGGTGGTGTAAATGTGGGAATGGAGAAAGTGAGAGTTTCTATTGGAAGTAGAGGGAAATTAGCACTAAGGGGGGTGCAAGTTGGAAGTGTTAGAAGAGGTGGTGCTAAAGAGATTCAACAGAAGAAGGAAAGGGGATGGATATAAAAGATGGATTGATCTAGATTTTCTTTTTATGCATTGTGTGGATAGATAAAAATGATTTCTTGTGTGTTCTTTAAGGAATGAAAAATGTATCATTTTTCATtatgaaatttaatttgttttaaactTCATATGGGAGAATGGAGCAAGTCTCTTGTAAATTCTACATGTGGGGtatgtaatttttctttaacTTTAAACCATGATGCCACATCTCTAAAGTTGACTGTAAGATTAACTACTGTACTTTTCAATTGGATTCAAATTCAACCCAAGGTGATTGATTGCTTGGGTGAGAAAATATACCATGTGGTTTATGGTAGACTAATgataagtttaatattttaacaatgaCCCGCGGCGTTTTTTTCAGAGTCTTCACATTTTTATGGTTGAAAGAGTGacttgataaatatattttttttgtattagcTTGATGAATGTTGATTTGAGAAAAACaagagaaaatgatttttt
Protein-coding sequences here:
- the LOC101490109 gene encoding kinesin-like protein KIN-14Q, with the translated sequence MEDNEWNFFDHDPLLLTDVSFQQQQKQQTSSNCVLQTPLSSLNSAMAEDPQSCGGNPNYDLSPENESFERNSVQFDDPIAKNLVDGRSMLGYSLTSPDLVICSGSPDIAGISYCDSPEMLKNKNCYNLDSSMELSLENGINGSEVEVYNGHKTPTVKFSNLCETIEQEEELLSPEASFELHPPPITTDESPQDYTHRDNEMLEDARVSQEAELECSEDVEDIGVEEKFQKLKIDFECQRKELAETRRMLGELKRENQEKSSECKEAWNSLKELQNELMRKSMHVGSLAFAIEGQVKEKSKWFTSLRDLMRKLKIMKMEHMKLLEEAEAYKKYELDISQLGLIIKSKMNEQLELHEDLKSKYIEGAKVQKELYNKVLELRGNIRVFCRCRPLNGEEIKGGATMALDFDSAKDGELTVLSNGAPRKTFKFDAVFGPQAEQADIFEDTVPFATSVLDGYNVCIFAYGQTGTGKTFTMEGTEEARGVNFRTLEKMFDIIKERQTLYCYDVSVSVLEVYNEQIRDLLVPGNNPGMSARRLEIRQAGEGMHIPGLVEAHVDNMNEVWEVLQTGSNARAVSATNANEHSSRSHCIHCVMVKGENLLNGEHTRSKLWLVDLAGSERVAKTEVQGDRLKETQNINRSLSALGDVISALATKSSHIPFRNSKLTHLLADSLGGDSKALMFVQISPNESDLGETICSLNFASRVRGIELGPPKKQWDTIELLKHKQMAEKTKQELKLKDFQIKKMEETIHGFESKMKERDHKNKSLQDKVKELESQLMIERKLARQHVDSKIAEQHQMKHQEEQINAVLRPTTTPANRPLATLKNFNDPTRPSMENNIFKPHNIPFSTIESSIKYIDHNEKENNPDMADNNSSLLPKRAARASICTMTPRAPSATVSRRNSLIPLPSLAQFQSPFIPKLLSNQEVNEEPETAQAHCESPKEVKSGVKKIGSILRRSIHKKGQVKSPLQQHMRKVGGVNVGMEKVRVSIGSRGKLALRGVQVGSVRRGGAKEIQQKKERGWI